The Rhinoderma darwinii isolate aRhiDar2 chromosome 9, aRhiDar2.hap1, whole genome shotgun sequence sequence ATCTATTGACCATTatgttaaaggaaacctgtcagcaGGTTTGAGGCCTCAAACTTGCTGACAGGGTGATATAGGGAGGgacattttaaacttttttctcgatcatgcaagttgcatgagcgAGAAACCGACATTTGTTTCCCTCGGCGCGGCGGAcacaagtgccactctctgcaaTGAGGGACGGCTCGAATGGCCAATCAGGAGACCGTTAGAGACGTTACTCAGAACAGAGGGACGGGGCAtgcagtgcaggagcacttgcacatcaagtcccGTCTCAGTGGCACTTGCCATCGGCACGTATGGTGAACTAAAAAGTTAGCATTTAAAATGCCCTCATTGCCCTCATTAACGCCCTGTCATCAGTTTTGAAaactcaaaactgctgaccgtTTCCCTTGATAGAAAGTTACTGTATCATAAATCTAACAAACAAGCAGCCGTAATTCAGTTTTAAATTCTCTTTATTCACTGTACTGTAAATAACTGCAGAGGAATGAAGAACACGCTGGTGAGTCTATATCAGTCTAAATCTAACACCAACTTTTTGCATTATTTTGTGTCCACCCTCTGCCTTTGTTACAGCTTCTATTTTCTTCGAGAGACTTGTTTCCAGTTTGTCAAAACAATCTGCAGAAATAGGTTTCCATTAGTATCGTAAACACCTCCAAATATCAGACTTAGAAGTTGGGTCATTTTAATTTCTCCCAATCCAAGTAACCCCAAATACTTTCCGTCATGTTGGTGAGGTCTGTCCGTTTTATGTGTCCCCAAACTTACACTGATCCTCCACCGTGCATGACTGATGGATGTAGACATTTTTGGAAGTCTTTCATCTCCAAATCTCTTTTTTTGTGTCTATTTCCTTTTCTCAGTAACAGTTTGGCCTCTTCTCACAATAGGAAAATGGTCATAAACCCCTGTGAATCTTTTTCATATCTGAAGCTAGAATAGAGCTTAATTAATCAAATATCTCAAAGATAAAAGCTAAAGTTTCTTTTTATCTGATGGTGATAGTTAGTGGTGTATCGGTGCAGTAGTAAGGAGTCTCATTTTGTCTATATCCTTTAATACTTTTTGGAAACTCAATTTATTTACACTTATTTTCATTAaacttaaaggctatataaacctttgcagggcattttttttaaaataaacaggtcagtcagtgtgtttggtgtaactttataaatagttttttattaaaaatgtgtttttctttttgagatacagctgctctgtattctctatacatagcTGATGTATCTAGcgttaaatcctgttcccgtcaggtccgcggaactgacggttccacctgtaatctatcacatctaagttatgaatttagatttaatagattacaggtggatccttttTGGACCCgaagtcactgaacctgtcaggtccgttggactgacggattcaggtaatagctaaagatacagctgctctgtaaagagaaaacagagcatctgtatctcaaaaagtaaaactaatttttaataaaaactatttataaagttacaccaaacacactgactgacctgtttaataaaaaaaaaatgccctgcaaaggtgtacatagtctttaaattgTTAAATTTAATCTCCTCAAAAATATCTCTTTAGCCATTTCAGATGTAAAGTTACGAACCTCACAGGAGTAGGATTTAGCATAataagaatacagagcagctgtatctcaaaaagtaaaaataattttttcataaaaactatttagaaagttgcacttatGACACTGactgacaatttttattttaaaaatatgttcctttcaaaggtttacatagcctttaaatcagTTTGCCATCCCTACTGTAAAAGCTCATGCCTCTGTTTGTTTTGATGTTGTAAAGGAACAGGGCCGGCTATAGGTGTGTATGGGCCATCGGACCACAGAGCTGTGGTTGTTACCAGTCTACTACACCTTTGGCTTAACAAGTATAGCGTATATATCCAGTTCATCATGAGCCCCAAAAGCCCATTTGGCCTTGGCATCCACTTAGATTGGTCATGCCAGCTCTGCCAAGGAACACCAGGGTTCCACAGATACCTTCTTGGGAAACACTGGTGTACACACTATTAACAATTAGGTCTCAAACACTGATGCTAACCCCTAAACTGAGGTAGTAGATTTCCAGTCATATTAGAAGATTTTTCTGCATGGGCATCTATAAGAAGCATCTAATAGAATTTTAGATTCTCCTGTGTAAAATCTCTGTTAAAAGAGGACAACATTTTAATAACATTACATTAGATGTCAACAATTATTAAAAATAACGGAAACCTTTTTATACAAATCTTATTAACAATATTTTATACTATTAACATATCTCACATTATTTTTCTTAACACACTTTTTCATTCCTTTCACTGATTGTGTGTTAACACTTATCTGCATGTGCACATGGGTAGAGACTGCTGTCTTGTCAGGGTAGCACATGGAGGGTGGTTTCTAGTAACTGTGCTACAATTCCTAAACTGTAAAATGATTTTTGCTGCCATTAGGGGGTGCTCACTGCatgctgttttattattgagtttccTGGGAGCTCTAAAGTTctcatgcagtgagctccccctagtggtggctactggCAAAAATAATTGTATCAATAATATATAAAAAGCTTTGGACCATATAAATAGAATTCAATTACAGGTACAATCGCCTGCCCTTAACTCAAATAACCCCTGCACCATTCCAAACTGCCAGGAATATTCGGTGTTAACCAATTAAGCAATTGTTCATGAGAGGAGGTACCAACGAACTTGGTAACCGCCCATAGAAAATCTTGTGTTTACCCTGAAAAATAAGTTCTTCTCTTTAACTTTAATCTCTGATAACTTTGTACATTAAAACCACCTAGCCCTTCAAGGACATAACAATGATCCTTACCAAAAGGTACACACAATTGATATGTAACCTAAATAGAGAATACAAAGGAAAAGAAAAGAATAATATGCAATGCATTCATCTTAAATAGGTAAACTTAATTGTATAGTAGAAGAAATTGCAATAAGTCCCTCTGGTGtcatacttctaaagtttttggaCCAGTTGCCAAACTAATGTCATAAAGTGTTATTTAACGGTGTTGTGGCAAACTTGTCTATCAACCTATAGACTAAACCTCACTAGTAAAGACATGTGTACATCTTCTAATCCTAGCAAACTCAAGAGTTGTGCTCAACATTCTCCCGGTAGATCAGAATTCTCCTTCATAACTTCATCAATGAGCGTTATTCACTCTGGAATATAATCCCGAAAAGAATTGAAACTTAAACTTCTACCATTCGCATTTAGAGCAGAATTGGCATAAATCTTTGGAATCTTTTCCATCAATTTGGATACATTTCTTTTCTTAAAAGTTCCTGGAGAAAGGCTCCCCTGTCTCAGTAGTTCATAGTAGAGTGTATTGAAGACCATAGCTGTTTCTTCATAACTGTCTCTCGTGGAAATTTCATAGCATGGACACTTCAAGGCCTTAGAGAGTTTTTCTCCATCATCGGTGGACACCATGCGATCATACTGGAGATCTTTCTTGTTGCCGACAATGACTATGGGGGGTTGTTCTGATGCTCCTTTTTTACTGGCTGAATgaatgtgatttatcaagaaacatAATCTCATGACTTCATCAAAGCTGCAACGATCTGTCACAGAATACACCACGGCAAAACCATCGCCCCATTTAATTTTTTCTTCGATCTGAAGAGAGTCttcctcctttaaaaattaaacaaaaaaggtTTTGCTATTCATGTAGGCAAGAGAAATTATCACATTTCCTATACCAAAGCTGACGGAGGTTAGTTCTGCATAGAGaacaaacttaaagaggctctgtcaccagattttgcaacccctatctgctattgcagcagatcggcgctgcaatggagataagagtaacgtttttatttttaaaaaacgagcatctacagagtaatctacattgcagcgccgatctgctgcaatagcagataggggttgcaaaatctggtgacagagcctctttaaaggctatgtacacctttgaaatcgaggtgtttttttttgaggggggttttttaaaaatatctatgagtgtttttttgcaaatttcGAAATATGTTTTACTAAAAATTGTTTTCACCTTTTGAGAAACAGCAGCTTTGAATACCgtctacagagcagttgtatctagtACTGaaatctgtatctgtcaggtcagcagcactgacgggttcagtgacagcgcgtcctgtgtgtctctgacactcaggattgagctgttatcaatcacatctaagttcataactcagatttgatcaataacaggtggatcctgtgtccgctgacactgaacccgtcagtgccactgacctgagggatttaggtcttagcgcacgatacagctgctctgtagacagtatacaaagcagatgtatctcaaaaagtaaaagttatttttagtaaaaagtatttagaaagttgcacaaaatacaCTGATAACAGAGTACAAGAAAGTAGAGGAAAGTGAGTAGAAAGTGTGGGCTCACATACACAAGAATATTTCATATTGTGGTGCCCTGCTGTATTTCTGTTTGCCTTGTATGTCATATGATCCATATACTGAATTGAAGTCCATGTGCCTTTGTACCTTATGTGCCTAAGGTCTTCCTCAACTTCTAACTGTGAAATACTATTCGCaaagagagttttttttttattcagtccaAAATTGCCACAAGAGTTTCTCAGATGTTGAGCTTCTTCTCCTAGTTCTAGCCAGAAACATCACAACTCTGATTCAATTTAATGAAATTCCTTTACACCTGTTCTTCAGCGACTGAGGTCGGTTAAAAATGCAATCTTCCTAAATGCTATCTggtataggattttttttatgaTCACTCTCCATAGAAGTTAGTGTAAAATGTGTATGTAGCATCTAATGATTGTTATTCCGATCAGCTATTAAGtagataataaacattactgtaatATGTGCTCTGTCCCTATGTGGTGATTTCCTAAAGCACtgaataaagaaaataaagtagATTGGTTTAAAGTGCCACCTAGTGGTTTCTATTGGCATTTCACTGACTACTAGATTCCTGCCTCTCTTGACCTCACTTCCAGGGTCAGACTGGTCCACCAGAGAATCCTCCTCACTTCCAGGGTCAGACTGGTCCACCAGAGAATCCTCCTCACttccagggtcagactggcccatgATCTGGAGGCTAAAAGAGGAAAAACATCACGGTGCCACATGGTGCGGATTACCCGAGGAGGGATGAGGGAGGGAAGGTAGCAGTATTATGCTCACCTTGAGAAGTTGTACAACAGGCACCACTCTGGAAACGGCATTAAAAAAAATCCACGAAGGTGTAGCTGCAGCTAAGGTCCAATGCTCGCAACAATAATATTGTTGTCACAAAGTGTAAAGGAATATAGAGAAAAAGGTATAGGACCTCCTCAACGGCGCTGCTAATCGATGCAATGTAGGACGTCCTGCATTGCATCGATTAGCAGCGCCGTTGTGGGGGTCCTATACTTTTTTCTCTATATTCCTTTTAGCCCATGCTCTGACACAGTAAAAGACCCTAAAggttcagcagaagacaacctcatttggagccgactttggagccaatcacttaccaCTAGGGTCTATATCTTATgagatgattcacaaataacctattagatcttattgatgatatgttctGTGTGTACAATAACAACAAGAAAGTTTATGATGTAATTAAAAGTACATGTTCTGTAttgatggagggtgggcccttcGGATCATTAGTCCATTGGGCATAGGAGCTCCAGTCCAACATTCCTTGtgtttcctttaaaggggttgtcccaagattaaatattaccccctaaccacaagataggtgataacatgctgatcgctgggggtccgaccgctgggacccccgccgatcacaaGAATGAGGGTCCCgttcctccgaatgaatggagcggcaggttgcGCATGCGCCCTGCTTCTCTATTCATTTTCTATGGCACTGCCCGAGATagcccagaggtcagacccccactgatcagcatgttatcacctagccTGTGGCTAGGGGATAACTTTTAATCTTGGGGCAACCCATTTAATATATGGAGAATCCTGTTGGTGCCCATAGAGAACAATAGAAGAACCTTAAAATTAGTGTAGATGGTAAAATTGCATTTTATTCCTTATACCAGAGGCCTCCTGTCACATAAAGGAACATAAACATCACAATCATTTTAATACAACTGTAATTGTTCTATACGGAGACAGATTGCTGCACTTAATTTTataatatgcatatatatatacacaatacataCATTTCAATACTTTTACAAATATAAGATGCTGAAGAAGTACAGACAAAGACATAAATTATCATTAAAATGCATCTTTCAGGGTTTTTTGTtactaattaattaatttatagtATAGGAAACCATACACTTTTCTTAAGTTTCTGCTTATATTACCCCTGCCCCAGCACAGTAGAATTGTGTAACCCAGGAATGAGTCTTGTGTAATGCAACTGAATAAAACGAAACATGGGGTGAGTCATGTGACACCTCCCCTCCCACACACCATGTCATGTGACCCCTGTCGTTCAGTTCGAAACAGGATTACATACATGACATAAAAGACACTGGtctacacacaggacacatccaTTGGAAAACTGGATAAGACTAAAAGtgaaataatgatgatgatgattattattatggtTATTGCAACAACTATTTTactgtgtgtgtatttatttgtATAGCATGGCTgcctaggtgatgtataacatggctgcctgtctataCAAATGTGTCCACCCCTGCCTTTGATGCAATTcatatcacaaccactgggtggccacaaaaaaaatatatagcatagACGTCTTGTGACAGAGTATCGTaaaatcatgttgttttttttttcaaagctagtcATCTtgagccacacatctcaggatatgttgagatacgggaaaaggtaaggaaggacacaactgtAGGTGAAATATAACAGCGGTGCCTTTCTCTATGTAATGTGTTACATGGATGTCTTATGCGTAATTAaagttaactgtaaaaaaaaaaatcaacacataaaacacacacaggagacaaggAGAacaatgtaaggctctgttcacatagtgCTTTAACTTTGCGTTCAGTGCATACGCTGTGGAAATCTCCCGGCGTATGCATAGAACGTAATGCCCTGATGTATTCAGCTGTATCCTCTGGCATGTGAGCAGAATTAAATACATGTACAATATGTTAGAAAACTGATTTTCtattctatatataaataaaaagtaaaaagccGAATAATCCTTATAATGACATTACAATGAATTTGTCAGATAAGATAATACAGAAGGTTTACCTACAATCCTATGCAAAGCTGTAAATCCGCAGTCATTACAAGGGGGAGACAAATAACTGTTCATCTACAGAAGAAGGTACTTTAATTGGCGAGTCTGGAAGTGGGCATGTAAATTGTTTCTAGTCATTGCATGTGTGAGGAAAACTGTTCCAGAGGTGGCCGGTGAGAGCTGTCTGTATAAAAGCTGTG is a genomic window containing:
- the LOC142660812 gene encoding ras-related and estrogen-regulated growth inhibitor-like isoform X2, with translation MTSNFTLPRPLRRSWSLASARTMRIVVLGQSAVGKTEMIYRHTAAMDGEYVHFEILDTAGQEEDSLQIEEKIKWGDGFAVVYSVTDRCSFDEVMRLCFLINHIHSASKKGASEQPPIVIVGNKKDLQYDRMVSTDDGEKLSKALKCPCYEISTRDSYEETAMVFNTLYYELLRQGSLSPGTFKKRNVSKLMEKIPKIYANSALNANGRSLSFNSFRDYIPE
- the LOC142660812 gene encoding ras-related and estrogen-regulated growth inhibitor-like isoform X1, with amino-acid sequence MTSNFTLPRPLRRSWSLASARTMRIVVLGQSAVGKTALTVRFITKRFIGDYDPTLEMIYRHTAAMDGEYVHFEILDTAGQEEDSLQIEEKIKWGDGFAVVYSVTDRCSFDEVMRLCFLINHIHSASKKGASEQPPIVIVGNKKDLQYDRMVSTDDGEKLSKALKCPCYEISTRDSYEETAMVFNTLYYELLRQGSLSPGTFKKRNVSKLMEKIPKIYANSALNANGRSLSFNSFRDYIPE